One genomic window of Bacillus mycoides includes the following:
- a CDS encoding MazG nucleotide pyrophosphohydrolase domain-containing protein produces the protein MNIVEFQRYVSNFSKEKGFQDTTIEERTMYAMAELGELAEVILKRDKIQDSKREIGLEMFDVIWNVCDLANKLEIDLEKAFEEKMMINKKREW, from the coding sequence ATGAATATTGTGGAATTCCAGAGATATGTATCAAATTTCAGTAAAGAAAAAGGATTTCAAGATACAACAATTGAAGAGCGTACGATGTATGCGATGGCGGAATTAGGTGAATTAGCGGAAGTTATATTAAAGCGTGATAAAATACAGGATTCGAAAAGAGAGATTGGTTTAGAAATGTTTGATGTAATTTGGAATGTATGTGATTTAGCAAACAAGTTAGAAATTGATTTAGAGAAGGCGTTTGAAGAAAAAATGATGATTAATAAAAAACGTGAATGGTAA
- a CDS encoding DMT family transporter, which yields MKYKGDITLYNFLSVFIGVLIAIMLPLNGILSELIGNYTASVVIHLVGLIAVVFVLVLNKNKIHFEKGIPLYLYSAGAIGVFTVLFSNISFSALGASITIALGLLGQSIASIVIDHFGLLGMKVAKFEKKKLVGLLFISSGIIIMTIY from the coding sequence ATGAAATACAAAGGGGATATTACATTGTATAACTTTCTTTCTGTCTTTATTGGTGTGCTTATTGCCATTATGCTTCCATTGAACGGAATTTTATCTGAGTTGATTGGCAATTATACAGCGAGTGTTGTCATTCATCTTGTAGGTTTAATAGCAGTTGTTTTCGTGCTAGTCCTTAACAAAAATAAAATTCACTTTGAAAAAGGTATTCCGCTTTATTTATATAGCGCTGGAGCGATTGGTGTATTCACTGTTCTTTTTAGCAATATAAGCTTCTCTGCTCTTGGTGCCTCTATTACTATCGCATTAGGCTTACTTGGTCAATCTATTGCTTCTATCGTAATTGATCATTTCGGTTTATTAGGTATGAAAGTTGCGAAGTTTGAAAAGAAAAAACTAGTTGGGTTATTATTCATCTCTTCTGGAATTATTATCATGACAATTTATTAA
- a CDS encoding DUF3784 domain-containing protein — MTLFASPSLFVVAIISFALAYFIGVKQYTWLLSGFNERRVPDKMKLSKIVGLYNLIAGVIATIGSVFTTPNVKIVIPIIVIGHVIIAAYVNTRMVQ, encoded by the coding sequence ATGACTCTCTTCGCTTCACCATCCTTATTCGTAGTAGCAATCATTTCATTTGCACTAGCTTATTTCATCGGAGTAAAACAATACACTTGGCTCTTATCAGGATTCAATGAACGACGTGTACCTGACAAAATGAAGTTATCAAAAATAGTTGGTCTTTATAATCTAATTGCTGGTGTCATTGCTACAATCGGTAGTGTCTTCACTACTCCTAATGTCAAAATCGTTATTCCTATCATTGTAATTGGACACGTCATAATCGCTGCTTATGTAAATACACGCATGGTTCAGTGA
- a CDS encoding serine hydrolase domain-containing protein has protein sequence MNLKSNNIYEKMNQYSVAGLSLAVIRDGKLNEATAFGTLESGTNRTVTTDSILNSCSISKFITTMLVLTLSDQEIVHLDEDVTDRLTSWNIPTNLFTSQKKITLRNLLSHQSGIIDPPNSFGHYKLAQGIPKIPELLAGRTLYCPVPIEVTYKPESEFQYSDANFCIIEQLLEDITGKPFSQLLEEFIFQPLQMKNSTLFSPEDIDKTDAFACGHNKDGTVTNEKYPFYPFAAASGIWTTPSDLSTLVNELIHSLQGNGKLKLSQKTVQDMISPQGCSKWTGLGVFLNDSNEDLQIYSLGWGVGFQCMMVCYPYRGNGAVIMTNTDLGVHQMEGVIGEVLKMLSL, from the coding sequence ATGAACTTAAAAAGTAACAATATATACGAGAAAATGAACCAATATTCCGTTGCTGGTTTAAGCCTTGCCGTCATACGTGATGGCAAACTAAACGAAGCGACTGCCTTTGGAACACTTGAATCTGGAACAAATAGAACTGTCACTACGGATTCCATCCTCAATTCTTGTTCTATTAGCAAATTCATCACCACAATGCTCGTACTAACATTATCAGATCAAGAAATCGTACATTTAGATGAAGACGTAACTGATAGACTCACATCCTGGAACATACCTACCAATCTATTTACTTCACAGAAAAAAATCACTTTACGAAACTTATTAAGTCACCAATCTGGAATAATTGATCCTCCTAATAGTTTTGGACATTATAAGCTAGCGCAAGGAATACCTAAAATTCCTGAACTTCTTGCTGGTAGAACATTATATTGCCCAGTACCTATAGAAGTAACTTATAAACCAGAAAGTGAATTTCAATACTCAGACGCAAACTTTTGTATTATCGAACAACTACTTGAAGATATTACGGGGAAACCATTTAGTCAGTTACTAGAAGAATTTATCTTCCAGCCACTACAAATGAAAAATAGTACACTCTTCTCTCCCGAAGACATAGATAAAACCGATGCTTTTGCTTGCGGGCATAATAAAGATGGAACTGTAACAAATGAGAAGTATCCATTTTATCCATTCGCAGCTGCTTCAGGAATTTGGACAACACCATCCGATTTATCAACTTTAGTAAACGAACTCATTCATTCCTTGCAAGGAAATGGAAAACTAAAACTTTCTCAAAAAACAGTACAGGACATGATTTCTCCTCAAGGCTGCTCAAAATGGACTGGATTAGGTGTTTTTCTAAATGATTCTAATGAAGACTTACAAATTTATTCACTTGGCTGGGGCGTTGGATTCCAATGTATGATGGTTTGTTATCCTTATAGAGGTAATGGGGCTGTTATTATGACAAATACAGACTTAGGTGTTCATCAAATGGAGGGCGTTATTGGTGAAGTTTTAAAAATGCTATCTTTATAA
- a CDS encoding DMT family transporter: protein MLYICIAILVGVSIVVARIINANLAKKIGNWEGTFFNYITGLFFSMLFLIFSSDSLYISSHTLQSIPIAVYLGGLVGVIVISLSNYITPKIPAFYLTLLIFIGQLFTGTIIDFFLSHELSMGKIVGGIFVLIGLTYNLLVDRPIKTVKHSHVQL, encoded by the coding sequence ATGTTATATATTTGTATCGCTATTTTAGTTGGAGTATCCATCGTTGTTGCTAGAATTATTAACGCGAATTTAGCAAAGAAAATTGGAAATTGGGAAGGTACGTTTTTTAATTATATTACTGGATTATTTTTCTCTATGTTATTTTTAATTTTCAGTTCAGATTCGTTGTATATTTCTAGTCATACACTGCAATCCATACCTATCGCTGTATACTTAGGCGGATTAGTAGGTGTTATCGTCATCTCATTATCAAACTATATTACTCCTAAAATTCCAGCATTTTATTTAACGTTACTCATCTTTATCGGACAATTATTTACGGGGACTATCATTGATTTCTTCTTGTCACACGAACTCTCAATGGGCAAAATTGTCGGTGGAATTTTCGTATTAATAGGGCTTACTTACAATTTACTCGTTGATCGCCCTATAAAAACTGTGAAGCATAGCCACGTACAACTATAA
- the bla2 gene encoding BcII family subclass B1 metallo-beta-lactamase: MKKNTLLKLGVCVSLLGTTQFVSTISSVKAEQKLEQKVIKNGTGTISLSQLNKNVWVHTELGYFNGEAVPSSGLVLTTSKGLVLVDSSWDDKLTKELIEMVEKKFKKRVTDVIITHAHADRIGGIKTLKERGIKAHSTALTAELAKKNGYDEPLGDLQTITNMKFENMKVETFYPGKGHTEDNIVVWLPQYKILAGGCLVKSAEAKDLGNVADAYVNEWSISIENVLNRYGNMNSVVPGHGDVGDKGLLLHTLDLLK, from the coding sequence ATGAAAAAGAATACATTATTAAAATTAGGGGTATGTGTTAGTTTACTAGGAACAACTCAATTTGTTAGCACAATTTCTTCTGTGAAAGCGGAACAAAAGCTAGAGCAAAAAGTAATAAAGAATGGGACCGGAACTATTTCACTTTCTCAGTTAAACAAAAATGTATGGGTTCATACGGAGTTAGGTTATTTTAACGGAGAAGCAGTTCCTTCGAGTGGTCTAGTTCTTACTACTTCTAAAGGGTTAGTACTTGTCGATTCTTCTTGGGATGATAAGTTAACGAAGGAATTAATAGAGATGGTAGAAAAGAAATTTAAGAAGCGCGTAACGGATGTCATTATTACACATGCGCACGCTGATCGAATTGGCGGAATTAAAACGTTGAAAGAAAGAGGTATTAAAGCGCATAGTACAGCACTAACTGCGGAATTAGCAAAGAAAAATGGATATGATGAGCCGCTTGGAGACTTGCAAACAATTACGAATATGAAGTTTGAAAATATGAAAGTAGAAACGTTCTATCCGGGGAAAGGTCATACAGAAGATAACATTGTTGTATGGTTACCACAATATAAAATTTTAGCCGGAGGCTGTTTAGTGAAATCTGCGGAAGCGAAAGATTTAGGGAATGTTGCTGATGCGTATGTAAATGAATGGTCCATATCGATTGAAAATGTGTTGAACCGATATGGAAATATGAATTCAGTAGTACCTGGTCATGGTGATGTAGGGGACAAAGGATTGCTTTTACATACACTGGATTTGTTGAAATAA
- the hcp gene encoding hydroxylamine reductase, which yields MFCYQCEQTPTGGCKVMGVCGKNETIASLQDTIVFGLKGIAAYRTHAAQLGYTDAFVDATTQEALYMTLTNSNFNEQEHIDMAMKVGKSALRVMELLDEAHTNHFGVPEPVQITQNHVEGKAIVVTGHNLFALEELLKQTEGKEINIYTHSEMLPAHGYPQLKKYKHLKGNIGKAWYDQRRLFEKFTGAILATTNCVMPIKGSYSDRFFSYDIAGLEGVQKIENDDFAPLIQKALELPEVHMESDEQLVTGFHHNTVLSLAPEIIEAVKEGKIKRFFVIAGCDAPGKGGEYYRELATSLPPETVILTTSCGKFRFNDVNYGVVPGTEIPRYIDLGQCNNSISTVKIAAALADAFQCEVNELPVSIVLSWFEQKAVAILLGLFSLGIQDIRIGPKAPEFISPGVLDVLQETFGLKLITTAAEDMNMMLS from the coding sequence ATGTTTTGTTATCAATGTGAACAAACGCCAACAGGCGGATGTAAAGTGATGGGTGTTTGTGGTAAGAATGAAACCATTGCAAGTTTACAAGATACGATTGTGTTTGGATTAAAAGGAATTGCTGCTTATCGTACTCATGCTGCTCAGCTAGGGTATACAGATGCATTTGTAGATGCTACAACTCAAGAAGCGCTATATATGACATTAACAAATTCTAACTTTAATGAACAAGAACATATTGATATGGCTATGAAAGTTGGGAAATCAGCTTTACGGGTGATGGAGTTGTTGGATGAGGCACATACGAATCACTTTGGTGTTCCAGAGCCTGTTCAAATTACACAAAATCATGTAGAAGGTAAGGCAATTGTAGTTACTGGTCATAATTTATTTGCATTAGAGGAACTATTAAAGCAAACAGAAGGAAAAGAAATTAATATTTATACGCATTCTGAAATGTTACCAGCACACGGATATCCACAGCTGAAAAAATATAAACATTTAAAAGGAAACATTGGTAAGGCATGGTACGATCAACGACGCCTTTTTGAAAAATTCACTGGTGCCATATTAGCTACAACGAACTGTGTTATGCCAATTAAAGGATCATACTCTGATCGATTCTTTTCATATGATATTGCAGGCTTAGAGGGCGTACAAAAAATTGAAAATGATGATTTTGCACCATTGATTCAAAAAGCGCTAGAGCTTCCCGAAGTACATATGGAGTCGGATGAACAGTTAGTAACAGGATTTCATCATAATACAGTATTATCATTAGCTCCAGAAATTATTGAGGCAGTAAAGGAAGGGAAAATAAAGCGTTTCTTTGTCATCGCAGGTTGTGATGCACCAGGAAAAGGCGGGGAATACTATCGTGAATTAGCAACGTCACTTCCTCCAGAAACGGTTATTTTAACAACTTCTTGTGGGAAATTCCGCTTTAATGATGTGAATTATGGGGTTGTACCTGGTACGGAGATTCCGCGTTATATTGACTTAGGGCAATGTAATAACTCAATTTCTACAGTGAAAATAGCGGCCGCTTTAGCAGATGCTTTTCAATGTGAAGTAAATGAATTGCCAGTGAGTATTGTCCTATCATGGTTTGAACAAAAAGCAGTTGCCATTTTACTTGGGTTATTTAGTCTTGGTATTCAAGATATTCGCATTGGTCCAAAGGCACCTGAATTTATTTCACCTGGTGTGCTTGATGTATTACAAGAAACATTTGGTTTAAAACTAATTACAACTGCAGCAGAAGATATGAATATGATGTTATCGTAA
- a CDS encoding flavin-containing monooxygenase, with the protein MKDIIIVGAGQAGLTMGYYLKQEGYSFLLLEAGNQIGDSWRNRYDSLQLFTPREYSSLPGMILKGEGNEFPSKDEIATYLEEYATYFKLPVQLQTEVLKIRKEKEIFELHTPTEILQSKKVIIASGGFQQPFIPSFSQHLSSHIFQIHSSQYKTPSQIPKGKVLVVGGGNSGMQIAVELAKTHEVTMSISHPLTFLPLHLFRKSIFNWLEKIGLLYAEINTKRGRWFQKRKDPIFGFEGKELIRNGAIKLQKKVVSASGNNIMFQNGDTYSAESIIWSTGFMQEYKWIEIEKAVNEKGFPNHIKGISPVRGLYYIGLPWQSQRGSALICGVGKDAAYLLSEIKKIDQ; encoded by the coding sequence GTGAAAGATATAATTATCGTTGGAGCTGGTCAAGCTGGATTAACAATGGGATACTACTTGAAGCAGGAAGGATATAGTTTCTTATTACTTGAGGCGGGAAACCAAATTGGTGATTCATGGAGAAACCGATATGATTCTTTGCAGCTCTTCACACCAAGGGAATATAGTAGTTTACCAGGTATGATATTAAAAGGAGAAGGGAATGAATTTCCAAGTAAAGATGAAATTGCGACTTATTTAGAAGAATACGCAACGTATTTTAAATTACCCGTACAATTGCAAACTGAAGTTTTAAAAATAAGGAAAGAGAAAGAAATATTTGAATTACACACTCCTACAGAAATTTTACAATCGAAAAAAGTTATTATCGCATCAGGCGGTTTTCAGCAACCATTCATCCCCTCATTTTCACAACATCTTTCATCACATATTTTTCAAATACATTCATCACAATATAAAACACCATCACAAATTCCTAAAGGGAAAGTACTAGTAGTAGGTGGCGGGAATTCAGGAATGCAAATAGCAGTAGAACTTGCAAAAACTCATGAAGTTACGATGTCTATAAGTCATCCTTTAACGTTTTTACCGTTACACCTTTTTAGAAAAAGTATTTTCAATTGGTTAGAAAAAATAGGTTTATTGTATGCTGAAATAAATACAAAGAGAGGAAGGTGGTTTCAGAAGAGAAAGGATCCTATTTTTGGTTTTGAAGGTAAGGAACTCATTCGTAATGGAGCAATAAAACTACAGAAAAAAGTGGTAAGTGCATCAGGAAATAACATTATGTTTCAAAATGGTGATACATATAGTGCAGAAAGCATTATATGGTCAACTGGTTTTATGCAAGAGTATAAATGGATTGAAATAGAAAAGGCAGTGAACGAGAAAGGATTTCCTAATCATATAAAGGGAATAAGTCCAGTAAGAGGATTATATTATATTGGTTTGCCATGGCAATCTCAAAGGGGTTCGGCACTTATTTGTGGTGTAGGAAAGGATGCGGCGTATTTGCTTTCTGAAATCAAAAAAATAGATCAGTAG
- the aiiA gene encoding quorum-quenching N-acyl homoserine lactonase AiiA, translating to MTVKKLYFVPAGRCMLDHSSVNSTLTPGNLLNLPVWCYLLETEEGPILVDTGMPESAVNNEGLFNGTFVEGQILPKMTEEDRIVNILKRAGYEPEDLLYIISSHLHFDHAGGNGAFSNTPIIVQRAEYEAAQYREEYLKECILPNLNYKIIEGDYEVVPGVQLLYTPGHSPGHQSLFINTENSGPVLLTIDASYTKENFEGEVPFAGFDPELALASIKRLKEVVIKENPIVFFGHDMEQEKSCKVFPEYI from the coding sequence ATGACGGTAAAAAAGCTTTATTTCGTTCCAGCAGGTCGTTGTATGTTAGACCATTCTTCTGTTAATAGTACGCTCACACCGGGGAATTTATTGAACTTACCTGTATGGTGCTATTTGTTGGAGACAGAAGAGGGGCCTATTTTAGTAGATACAGGTATGCCAGAAAGTGCAGTTAATAATGAAGGGCTTTTTAACGGTACATTTGTTGAGGGACAGATTTTACCAAAAATGACTGAAGAAGATAGAATCGTAAATATTTTAAAGCGTGCAGGGTATGAGCCAGAAGATCTTTTATATATTATTAGTTCGCATTTGCATTTTGATCATGCAGGGGGAAATGGTGCTTTTTCGAATACACCGATCATTGTACAGCGTGCTGAATATGAGGCAGCGCAGTATAGAGAAGAATATTTGAAAGAATGTATTTTGCCGAATTTAAACTATAAAATTATTGAAGGGGATTATGAAGTTGTACCAGGTGTTCAACTGTTGTATACACCGGGGCATTCTCCAGGGCATCAGTCACTATTTATTAATACGGAAAACTCTGGACCTGTGTTATTAACGATTGATGCATCGTACACGAAAGAAAATTTTGAAGGTGAAGTGCCATTTGCAGGATTTGATCCGGAATTAGCTTTAGCTTCAATTAAACGTTTGAAAGAGGTTGTGATAAAAGAGAACCCGATTGTTTTCTTTGGTCATGATATGGAGCAGGAAAAGAGCTGTAAAGTGTTCCCTGAATATATATAA
- the yeiL gene encoding transcriptional regulator YeiL — MKKVCNSNKLADYMKQNNIDSFFSSDMKPYMELIFFKKNEFICRENEEIDYLYFFVEGKAKAFNTLSNGKSVLLCFYDSLQLLGDVELIHSQRITSNVQVMADSYCVGLPLGKVRNQLFHDAKFLRCICGSLAHKLNRLSKNSTINLLYPLENRLASYMLAAGERAVQHGNRIVFSGNLTETAELLGTSYRHLLRTLNVFCDKGIIQKNNGCFEVMNVDILRELAADVYK, encoded by the coding sequence ATGAAGAAAGTATGTAATTCAAATAAATTAGCAGATTATATGAAACAAAATAATATTGACTCATTTTTTAGTAGTGATATGAAGCCATATATGGAACTTATATTTTTTAAAAAGAATGAGTTCATTTGTAGAGAAAATGAAGAGATAGATTATTTATATTTCTTTGTTGAAGGAAAAGCGAAAGCGTTTAACACATTAAGTAATGGAAAGTCCGTATTATTATGTTTTTATGATAGCTTGCAATTGTTAGGGGATGTAGAGTTAATTCACTCTCAAAGGATCACTTCAAACGTACAAGTAATGGCAGATTCTTATTGTGTTGGTTTGCCTTTGGGGAAAGTTAGAAATCAGTTGTTTCATGATGCGAAATTTTTAAGATGCATTTGCGGTTCTTTAGCCCACAAATTAAATCGACTTTCAAAGAATAGTACAATTAATTTACTATATCCGCTTGAAAATCGACTTGCGAGTTATATGTTAGCAGCAGGGGAACGAGCGGTTCAGCACGGAAATAGAATTGTGTTTAGTGGGAATTTAACGGAAACAGCCGAATTGTTAGGAACGAGTTATCGGCATTTATTACGAACATTAAATGTTTTTTGTGATAAAGGGATAATACAGAAAAACAATGGATGCTTTGAAGTGATGAATGTGGATATTTTGAGGGAATTGGCTGCGGATGTTTATAAATAG